Genomic window (Verrucomicrobiota bacterium):
CCCCGACGAATTTGGCTTCATAAGACTCCTCCGCCGGATGTCCTCCGGAAAGCACCTCGCGCAGCCGTCTTTCAATTCTTCGAGCCAGGTCCGCTTCAAAAAGCGCGGATGGCGTTTGTCCGGACGCCCGCACGGCATCGATTCCGGAGAGGTTTTCCCAATAAGGATTCCAAACGACGCACCGGAGCGACTTGTCATAGACCGCCATGCCCTGCTGGGCGCAGGCAATGACCTGCCGCATGAGCTGCTGAACCGTTTCAATCTCCCGGTCGGACTTTTCCTTCTGGCTCAGGTCCAGGGCAATGCCGATGCAGAATGCCTTGTCCGCAGTCTGAAAGCGGTAGCCTGTGAAATAATACGGGACACTCTTGCCTTCCTTGGCGCGCAACCGAATTTCCATCTGAGCGCGGCCCTTCTCGAAGACCTCCGCCGAATGTTCCTGCACGCCCCCGGCTCCCCCCAACCCGAACAACTCTCCGCCCCGCAGCGCCCGCAATTCTGACCCGGGCAGCCCGGTGATCTCCTCGAGAAAACGGTTCCATTTGATCAGACGTCCCGCATCGTCCAGCAGGACGAAGACACCGGGCATGTCGTTGAGGATCTCCTCTGAAAAGCGCTTCTCCCGCAAAATCGCATCCTCGGCGGCACGCAAGTTCTCCGCGTGGGTTTCCGCCGCTCTCCGGGCTCGCGCTTGGCTGGCCGCGATCAGGCTCAACGCGCCGCTGATCGTCAAACCCGCGAGGAACACAATCCAGGGCAGCGCCCGCTCCGGAGACCGTTCCAAGGCCGGCAAACTGCGAAACTGCAATTGCCAGCCGCGCCCAAACAAGTTCAGCGTTCGCATGCGGGTCAACGCGGATTCCGCCGCCCCCGTGGTTTCCCTTTCCCCTCCGCCACGAAACCCAAGGGCTTTCGGATCCGCCGAACCGCAGAACGTCCAGGCCACCAGTGCGCGGTTTGTGAGGGACCCTCTTCCCGCCCAGGGTCCATTCGCGATCATCGAACCGTAAGCGAACCCCAAGAGTTGCTGGCGCCTGGCCTCGACCGTTTGAGGCTTGGGGAGCGAGTAGATCGGCTCCAGGATCAACAGACCCGGGGCGTTGGCTTGCGACTCGAGATGAAACAACTCAACGATGTCGGTGGCGGCGGCTTGCCCAGTATCTCACGCCAGTTCCATCGCCAGGCGGACCTTGTTTTCGACGTCCAAACTCCAGCCGGTATCCAGCGGCTGACGGCCTTCGAAGTTCTCCAGCAAGAGCGTGAAAAAAGCCTCCGCCCCGCTGTAGCGCGCGCTCTCCTGGACACGGGCATAACCCAACCCCTGCCACTGCTTCACACGTTCTCCCCGATCCGCCCCGGACACCCTCCAGATCAGCCCCAAATCGGTCAGACCCAGTTCGGCGGACGAACGCCTCTCCCGAAAACCCAGCCGCTCCACAAACCGATCCCAATCGGCCCTCGACGCCGCCGGATCCGTGGAAAAAAATCCGGCCGCCACTCGCACGGGCTTGAAGGCGGACTCCAAACGCTGCTTCAACCCCGCCTCAATCCGGTCCGTTTCTTCCAAGAAACGGGCCTCCATCTGCTCGCGGCTATTGGACTGTAGCTTCGCAAAAAGCGCGATCGCCGGAACCAAGGAGATCAACAAGACCCAAATGGCAACGGCATCGCGACCAACATAATTGCGCAAAGACAGCATGAGTGCCCTCTCAGACTTCTCCTGAGCAGCTCAAATGCCACTGTCGTCCATGACAATGTCTACGCAACATATTAATCACCAATGTTCAACTGGACCTCTCGGTACGGGAATCTCCTTCCGTGAGGCTACGCCAGGAGACACTTCTTCTCCCAGAGTAACGGCCAGCGGCGGAGGTCGGTATCCTGCCTTCAACCCGCCCTGTTCGTCCAGAAACTGTTTTCTCCAATCACGATAAGCTTCCATGATCTCATCAAACTCGGCGCGACGGGAGAGGAGCACGATGCGTTTGTTGAAGACATTGGCCGGACCGAATCGCTTGCTGTACCACGGCCCCACTTTTCGAAACATCCGGCATCCGAGTTCTTCTCCAAACACCTCCACCATCCGGTCCAGGTGCCGGGTCATGACTTGCACGCGTTCGTCGAAACTGGGATCGTCTGACACCATTCCCCGGTCGAGCAGTTGGCGGGTGTTCCGAAAAACCCAGGGATTGTAAAACGCCCCCCGGCCAATGCTGACTCCCGCGCACCCGGTTTGCTCGATCATGACCCGCGCTGCTTCCGGGGTGGTTACATCGCCATTACCGATCACCGGAATGGTTTTCGCCGCCTGCACCACCATTCGGATTCCGGCGAGATTGACCGTCCCGCCAAAACCCTGTTCCCGGGTTCGTCCATGCACAAACACCCCCGCCACTCCGGCGTCCTCCAAGGCACGGGTTAAATCAGGCGCGGTCAGATTCTCGGCGTCCCAACCGAGCCGCATTTTCGCCGTCACGGGCAGGCGCACCGACTCGACCATGGACCGAACCAGGGCCGAGGTTCTTCCAAGCTCGGTCATCATCGCCGAGCCCCCGCCGACGCGGCACACTTTGCGCACCGGACAGCCCATGTTGATGTCGATCGATTGCACTCCGATCGATTCCAAGTACTGTGCGGCATCGCGCATCTCCTCGGGCACGGCGCCAAACAATTGCACCGCGAGCGGACGATCCTCGGGGCAGGTTTCGATCAATTTGAGGGCCTTCCGATTACGTTCCAGGAGCGACCGGGCGTTGACAAGATCCGTGGTCGCCAGATCAATGCCCCCCAACTCGCGAATGACGAGGCGAAAGGGAAGATTGGTGTAGCCCGCCAATGGGGACAGAAAGAGATTGGAAGACAGTTCGAGCCGCCCGAGTTTCAACACGCGGCGAGTCTAGACCCCCGGCGCGGAAATTTCATCCATGTTCCGCCAACGATTGAGCGAATTCCGGATTGAACCCGTCCTTCCCCCGCCGGAGCGCCGACCCCTCCGAGCGGGCGTCCCAGAACCTGGCCGCAGGGGATGGACAGCGGTCTAAGAAGCCGGAGCAGCCGACTCATCCAGCACCAGCACGCCGTGCGGGGGGAGGTCGAAATTACCCTGCACCGCGTTGCCGGTCAGAAAATCGTGCATGGGCCGGTGGAATTGAATGCGCGCCGGAGTGGCCTGGTGGTTGAGAAGAAAATAAATGTTCGTCGAAGCCTTGCGGCGCAAGCTCACTTCCACCGTGTCCGGAACCTTGATCAACGGATGCAGACCACACAACTGCCGCAACCACGCGACGAGATCGTGGTAAAAGGGCTGCTGGCTCATGGTGCCCAGGTAAATCGCTTTCCCCGCCCCGAAGTCGTTGATCGTGATCGCCGGTCGTCCGGCGTAAAAATCTTTCACGTAAGTGGCCACCACCTGGCACTCCTTGGGCTCGATCAGGTCACACCACAGCCGCGACGAGTGCAAATGAGTGGAGGGAAAGGTTCCCTTGAAGTTCAATTGGTTCTCCTCGCCTGGAGGCAAAGGATCGAACTCCAGAACCTCCATGCCGAACAAATCCAGCAGGTCATGCGGATAACCATTGTCCGGCGCCATATGGTGCTCGTCCACGAGGCCGGTGTTAAACGTGCCCACCAGCGTTCCACCGTTTTGCACGTAGAGCTTGAGGAGGTCCGCCTCCCCGCCCGCGAGCAAATGCAATGAAGGTGCGATGACGAGCTTGTAACGGGAGAGATCCTCCGTTGGACGGGCAAAATCGACGGGGATATTGCGGTCGTGGAGCGCGCTGTAAAACAGCATGAGATGTTCATGCTGGCTGAAATGTTTGTTCGGCTGCGGCTTGAGCTGCAACGCCCAGTCGTTGTCGTGACTGATGAGGATGCAAACGTCAGCCACGACCTTGCTCCCCTTCAACACCGGATCCAGCAGCTTGAGCTCCTCTCCAATCTGGCAGATTTCCTTGTAGGTCCGGTTGTCGCCGCGTCCGTCGTGGCTGAGCACCCCGCCGTAGAACTTCTCCGACCCGATCCTCGGCTGGCGCCACAGGAAGTAGAGGATGCCATCGGCCCCGCGTGAGATCAGTTGATAGGTCAGAAGACGGATCACCCCCGGGCGGACCAAGGTGTTGACTTCCTGCCAGTTGACGTTGCCCGCCTTTTGTTCGATGACCCAGAACCCCTCATCTCCGCCAGGCGCCTTGATGCCGCTCTTCTTCAAGCAGCGCAGTTTGTCCGCGTCACAAGCGAGCTCCGAGGCTCTCGCCTTGTTCGCGGCGTAGGTGTCCACCGCCACGAAGTCGAGCACGCCCGCCATGTCGAAATGATCAAACCTGCGGGTCAGCGCCCGGAGGTTGCTGGTCACCGGAATGCCCGGGGAGAGTTCATGGAGCAAATCCGCCTGCATCCGCGCGTAGGCGACAATGGTGTCGCTCGAGAATCGCATCCAGTCGATGACCAGCGCCGGATTATAAACCGTCGGCGCTTTCTTCGGCATGGGCACCTGTTCCCAGTCCGTCACCAACTGTCCCCAGAAGCGGGTCCCCGTCAATTCGTTGAACCGCTCCAGGGTCTCATACTTCGCTTTCAACCACGCGATCCAGTCCCGCCGGGTGTGCTCGTTGAAGCTGGCCTCCATGTTGTGGCCTCCCAGACCGTTGTCGATCTGCCACGCCACCAGTCCCGGATGATCTCCCAGCGCCTGGGCGGTCTGGGCCACGATGCGCTTGGAGTATTCCCAGAAAACTTCACTATTGAGACACACCGCCTTGCGAGTGCCCTCGTTCATTCGGGTCCCGTGCGCGTCAACCGGTAGGATTTCCGGATACTTCTTGGCCAGCCAGATCGGAGGGGCGGCCGTGGGAGTGCCCAAGACGATCCGCAACCCGGCCCCGTGCATCACATCCATCGCGCGGCGCATCCAGGCGAAATCGAATCGGCCCTCCTCCGGTTCGTAGAGTCCCCAGGCGAATTCGCCGAGGCGAACGACGTTCATCCCCGCTGCAGCCATCAAGGCCGCGTCGCGTTTCCATCGGGATTCAGGTTCTTCAGGACTTCCAGCATAGGGATAAACCCAGTGCTCCGGATAATAGTCAGTACCGAAATGCATAAGAGAGGCTTGTGGAGTTGATTAAGAGGCTACCCCGGCCATCTTTCCATGGAAAGACCTTTTCCAGATGAACTTGGAATTCTCAGGGCATGGTCCAAACTCGACCCATTCACGTGCACGCGCTCGCAGTTCCATCCTTATCCGGGTTGATCCGAGGCCTCCGTCGTCATCACCTTCGGATCCGGAGATCCGGGCGCGGGCGCACGCATCCTCCGGTGATGCATTCCCTGCTCGTGGTTGGACTGTGGTTCCTCTCGCAAGCGGGCTGCGTGCATCGACGTGCTTCATCCTTCCCCGCCACCGCGACCACCAATGTGGTGGAGGTCCTGCACGGCGTCTCCGTGGCTGATCCTTACCGTTGGCTCGAGGACGATAAAGCGCCGGCCACCAAGGCATGGATCGCGGCCCAAAACCGGCACACGTTCCAGCATATGGCCGCCCTGCCCGGCCGGGACGGCATTCACCGCCGGCTCACTCAGCTTTGGAATTTTGAAAAGTTCGGTGTCCCTTTCGAACAGGCTGGACGCTATTTCGTCATGCGGAACGACGGCTTGCAGAATCAAAATGTGCTGCATGTGCTGGATTCCCTGGAGGCAAACGCCCCCTCGCGGGTCTTGCTCGACCCCAATGCTCTGGCGCCGGATGGCACGGTTTCCCTCGTCAGCGTGGCCGTCAGCAAAGACGCCCGCCACGTGGCCTATGGTGTGTCGAAATCCGGGTCCGACTGGCAGGAGTGGCGCATTCGCGAGCTGGAGTCCGGACGAGACCTTCCCGAGGTCATCCGCTGGGTCAAATTCTCGGAAACGTCGTGGACTCCGGATGGAACGGGCTTCTATTATTGCCGGTTTCCCGAACCCGATCCGAACCGCCTGTATCAGGCGGCGCAGTATGGGCAACAACTTCGCTTCCACCGCCTTGGCACCGATCCGCGAAACGATCCCATCGTCTATGAACGCCCCGATCAAAAGGAATGGAGATTCTCGCCTAAAGTGACGGAAAGCGGCGAATACTTGATCGTGTCGGTCCGCCGCACGACCTCCAAGAACCAGCTCTACTATCGCTCGCTCCTTGATCCGGGATCCCCGATGGTGGAACTGTTCACCCGGTTCGACGCCACGCGCGAATTCATCGATCACGACGGCTCCCGTTTTTGGATTCGAACCGATGCGGATGCGCCGAGGGGGCGCGTGGTTGAAATCGATCTTGGCCGCCCCGAGAAGAGCGCTTGGAAGACCCTCATTCCCGAAGCCAGCGAAACCTTGCGCGACGCCAAGCTCGTGGATGGCCGTTGGATCGGCGTATATTTGAAGGATGCACGGTCCGAAGTTCGCCTCTTCGATCTTTCAGGCCGGTTTGAGCGGCAAGTGGAGTTGCCGGGCCTGGGCACGGTGGCGGGTTTTCCCGGAAGCCGGAAGGATCGGGAAACCTTTTTCTCGTTCGCCAGTTACACCTCTCCCGAACGCGTGTTTCGCCTGGCGCCTGCCAAGGGTGAAATTCAATTGGTGCGCGAACCCCGCGTCGCATTCGACTCGCAGCCCTTCGAAACGAGACAGGTCTTTTATACCAGCCATGACGGAACCCGCATTCCCATGTTCCTCGTCCATCGACGTGGGCTGCGCTTAAACGGGAACCATCCCGTTCTGCTTTACGGCTATGGCGGCTTCAACATCCCGATCGTCCCCGCCTTTTCGGTGGCGACGATGGTCTGGCTCGAAATGGGGGGGATCTACGCGGTGGCCAACATCCGAGGTGGCGGGGAGTATGGAGAGGCCTGG
Coding sequences:
- a CDS encoding S9 family peptidase; translated protein: MHSLLVVGLWFLSQAGCVHRRASSFPATATTNVVEVLHGVSVADPYRWLEDDKAPATKAWIAAQNRHTFQHMAALPGRDGIHRRLTQLWNFEKFGVPFEQAGRYFVMRNDGLQNQNVLHVLDSLEANAPSRVLLDPNALAPDGTVSLVSVAVSKDARHVAYGVSKSGSDWQEWRIRELESGRDLPEVIRWVKFSETSWTPDGTGFYYCRFPEPDPNRLYQAAQYGQQLRFHRLGTDPRNDPIVYERPDQKEWRFSPKVTESGEYLIVSVRRTTSKNQLYYRSLLDPGSPMVELFTRFDATREFIDHDGSRFWIRTDADAPRGRVVEIDLGRPEKSAWKTLIPEASETLRDAKLVDGRWIGVYLKDARSEVRLFDLSGRFERQVELPGLGTVAGFPGSRKDRETFFSFASYTSPERVFRLAPAKGEIQLVREPRVAFDSQPFETRQVFYTSHDGTRIPMFLVHRRGLRLNGNHPVLLYGYGGFNIPIVPAFSVATMVWLEMGGIYAVANIRGGGEYGEAWHAAGTKHRKPNVFADFIAAAEWLCREGYTSPRRLAIEGRSNGGLLVGACLTRRPDLFRAALPAVGVLDMLRFHKFTIGWAWTADFGSPDDPEDFRTLLGYSPLHNLRRNTRYPATLMTTADHDDRVVPAHSFKFASALQAAQSGPAPILIRIDTQAGHGAGKPTSKQIDEIADKWTFLASELGLRVPPEWAKAPGKSK
- a CDS encoding PAS domain S-box protein, producing MFHLESQANAPGLLILEPIYSLPKPQTVEARRQQLLGFAYGSMIANGPWAGRGSLTNRALVAWTFCGSADPKALGFRGGGERETTGAAESALTRMRTLNLFGRGWQLQFRSLPALERSPERALPWIVFLAGLTISGALSLIAASQARARRAAETHAENLRAAEDAILREKRFSEEILNDMPGVFVLLDDAGRLIKWNRFLEEITGLPGSELRALRGGELFGLGGAGGVQEHSAEVFEKGRAQMEIRLRAKEGKSVPYYFTGYRFQTADKAFCIGIALDLSQKEKSDREIETVQQLMRQVIACAQQGMAVYDKSLRCVVWNPYWENLSGIDAVRASGQTPSALFEADLARRIERRLREVLSGGHPAEESYEAKFVG
- a CDS encoding beta-galactosidase, whose translation is MHFGTDYYPEHWVYPYAGSPEEPESRWKRDAALMAAAGMNVVRLGEFAWGLYEPEEGRFDFAWMRRAMDVMHGAGLRIVLGTPTAAPPIWLAKKYPEILPVDAHGTRMNEGTRKAVCLNSEVFWEYSKRIVAQTAQALGDHPGLVAWQIDNGLGGHNMEASFNEHTRRDWIAWLKAKYETLERFNELTGTRFWGQLVTDWEQVPMPKKAPTVYNPALVIDWMRFSSDTIVAYARMQADLLHELSPGIPVTSNLRALTRRFDHFDMAGVLDFVAVDTYAANKARASELACDADKLRCLKKSGIKAPGGDEGFWVIEQKAGNVNWQEVNTLVRPGVIRLLTYQLISRGADGILYFLWRQPRIGSEKFYGGVLSHDGRGDNRTYKEICQIGEELKLLDPVLKGSKVVADVCILISHDNDWALQLKPQPNKHFSQHEHLMLFYSALHDRNIPVDFARPTEDLSRYKLVIAPSLHLLAGGEADLLKLYVQNGGTLVGTFNTGLVDEHHMAPDNGYPHDLLDLFGMEVLEFDPLPPGEENQLNFKGTFPSTHLHSSRLWCDLIEPKECQVVATYVKDFYAGRPAITINDFGAGKAIYLGTMSQQPFYHDLVAWLRQLCGLHPLIKVPDTVEVSLRRKASTNIYFLLNHQATPARIQFHRPMHDFLTGNAVQGNFDLPPHGVLVLDESAAPAS
- the dusB gene encoding tRNA dihydrouridine synthase DusB yields the protein MKLGRLELSSNLFLSPLAGYTNLPFRLVIRELGGIDLATTDLVNARSLLERNRKALKLIETCPEDRPLAVQLFGAVPEEMRDAAQYLESIGVQSIDINMGCPVRKVCRVGGGSAMMTELGRTSALVRSMVESVRLPVTAKMRLGWDAENLTAPDLTRALEDAGVAGVFVHGRTREQGFGGTVNLAGIRMVVQAAKTIPVIGNGDVTTPEAARVMIEQTGCAGVSIGRGAFYNPWVFRNTRQLLDRGMVSDDPSFDERVQVMTRHLDRMVEVFGEELGCRMFRKVGPWYSKRFGPANVFNKRIVLLSRRAEFDEIMEAYRDWRKQFLDEQGGLKAGYRPPPLAVTLGEEVSPGVASRKEIPVPRGPVEHW